The following are encoded in a window of Magnetococcales bacterium genomic DNA:
- a CDS encoding type II toxin-antitoxin system PemK/MazF family toxin: protein MTFERFAVVRVPFPFTDRETAKNRPALVLSEKAVFNTQAGHSVMAMITSEANAPWPMDCSIQDLEMAGLPSPSKVRFKLFTLDHRLIRGALGQLSPRDIQRVIQALLQVFGVKS from the coding sequence GTGACCTTTGAACGGTTTGCAGTGGTCCGCGTGCCTTTTCCCTTTACCGATCGGGAGACGGCAAAAAATCGTCCGGCCCTGGTGTTGTCCGAAAAGGCGGTTTTCAATACCCAGGCGGGTCATTCGGTAATGGCCATGATCACCTCGGAAGCCAATGCACCCTGGCCGATGGATTGCTCCATTCAGGATCTGGAAATGGCCGGTCTGCCATCTCCGTCCAAGGTGCGTTTCAAGTTGTTCACTCTGGACCATCGTTTGATCCGGGGCGCATTGGGACAACTTTCCCCCAGGGACATCCAGAGAGTGATTCAGGCATTGCTTCAAGTATTTGGAGTAAAATCATGA
- a CDS encoding AbrB family transcriptional regulator — protein MIAIAKVSTHGKTTVPREIRAALRVEPGDRIVWELAADGSAHVRRVASLDMAYLQTVEETMTEWRGTADEEAYRDL, from the coding sequence ATGATTGCCATTGCCAAGGTGTCCACCCATGGAAAAACCACTGTTCCCAGAGAAATCCGGGCCGCCCTGCGTGTAGAACCGGGAGATCGCATTGTCTGGGAACTGGCCGCCGATGGTTCAGCTCATGTGCGCCGGGTCGCATCCCTGGACATGGCCTATCTGCAAACGGTGGAAGAGACCATGACCGAATGGCGTGGAACCGCGGACGAGGAGGCTTATCGTGACCTTTGA